The proteins below are encoded in one region of Tomitella fengzijianii:
- a CDS encoding arylsulfatase, whose amino-acid sequence MVNRHSIPIEAPESTTHAAVDYRSQNPPFRRPDPIRPPEGAPNVLLVMIDDVGFGSASAFGGPCRTPTAERLADDGLTYTRFHTTALCSPTRAATLTGRNHHSVGFGVIAEMAGQAPGYNGTRPASAATVARVLQGNGYATGAFGKMHQTPPWEISPAGPFDRWPLREGFEKFYGFLGAESDQFEPVLYDGFRTVDLPATPEEGYHLSEDLVDRAIEWVDSVETMDPDKPWMCYLPFGACHAPLQVPDEYLDKYRGEFDHGWDRQREITLERQKALGVVAEDTELAPWAPGLPHWDELDEDQRTVAARFMEIYAAFLEHTDDQVGRMVDALRERGDLDNTLIIYMIGDNGASAEGGMEGAFNYLANLNGYSSGTAEALERIDEIGRPSSYSHFPSSWAMALDTPYQWAKQVASHYGGTRNGLIVHWPKGITEPGLRHQWHHCVDITPTILEAAGVPVPQSVDGVRQKPMEGTAMNYSFNAPEAEDRHVTQYFEIFGNRGIYDHGWTAVTAHRAPWLMATPVHDLPALDKDRWELYDTTTDWSQARDLSAEYPDKLAELQSKFLVEAARHQVLPLDDRTVGRYPDPATGPPHPMRGRTGITLYPHMDGLVEKAAPNFFNRSFTLTAALAPSFAGGAGAEGLLASIGGRFAGFAFYVLEGRPVFCYNFVGRNLTYVRGGEALPAGAETVTADFVYDGSGFGKGGELTLSVDGVAVASGRIEKTVRAMFSMNEQFDVGRNRGSAVSPEYAGRGAFAFGPALKHVHVELPQARDIPPSEKARIAMATH is encoded by the coding sequence GTGGTCAACCGGCATTCCATTCCCATCGAGGCCCCCGAGTCGACGACGCACGCCGCCGTCGACTACCGCAGCCAGAACCCGCCGTTCCGGCGCCCCGACCCGATCCGCCCGCCGGAGGGCGCGCCCAACGTGCTGCTCGTGATGATCGACGACGTGGGCTTCGGCTCCGCGTCGGCCTTCGGTGGCCCCTGCCGGACCCCCACTGCGGAGCGGCTCGCCGATGACGGACTCACTTACACCCGATTCCACACCACCGCGCTGTGTTCGCCGACCCGCGCGGCGACGCTCACGGGACGCAACCACCACAGCGTCGGCTTCGGCGTCATCGCGGAGATGGCCGGCCAGGCGCCCGGCTACAACGGCACGCGTCCCGCGTCGGCCGCCACCGTGGCGCGGGTGCTGCAGGGGAACGGCTACGCCACGGGTGCATTCGGCAAGATGCACCAGACGCCGCCGTGGGAGATCTCGCCCGCCGGGCCGTTCGACCGTTGGCCGCTGCGCGAGGGGTTCGAGAAGTTCTACGGGTTCCTCGGTGCGGAGTCCGACCAGTTCGAGCCGGTGCTCTACGACGGCTTCCGCACGGTGGACCTGCCGGCGACGCCGGAGGAGGGGTACCACCTGTCCGAAGACCTCGTGGACCGCGCAATCGAATGGGTCGACTCGGTGGAGACGATGGACCCCGACAAGCCGTGGATGTGCTACCTGCCGTTCGGCGCGTGCCATGCTCCGCTGCAGGTGCCGGACGAATACCTCGACAAGTACCGCGGCGAGTTCGACCACGGCTGGGACCGCCAGCGCGAGATCACCCTGGAACGCCAGAAGGCGCTCGGCGTCGTCGCCGAGGACACCGAGCTTGCCCCGTGGGCGCCGGGCCTTCCGCACTGGGACGAGCTGGACGAGGACCAGCGGACCGTCGCGGCGCGGTTCATGGAGATCTACGCCGCCTTCCTCGAGCACACCGACGACCAGGTGGGCCGGATGGTCGACGCGCTCCGTGAGCGCGGCGACCTCGACAACACGCTGATCATCTACATGATCGGCGACAACGGGGCGTCCGCCGAAGGTGGCATGGAGGGCGCGTTCAACTACCTGGCCAACCTCAACGGGTACAGCTCCGGCACTGCGGAGGCGTTGGAGCGGATCGACGAGATCGGCCGCCCGTCGAGCTACTCGCACTTCCCGTCGTCCTGGGCGATGGCGCTGGACACCCCGTACCAGTGGGCCAAGCAGGTGGCCTCCCACTACGGCGGCACCCGCAACGGGCTGATCGTCCACTGGCCGAAGGGCATCACGGAGCCGGGACTGCGGCACCAGTGGCACCACTGCGTCGACATCACCCCGACCATCCTCGAGGCCGCGGGCGTCCCGGTGCCGCAGAGCGTGGACGGGGTGCGGCAGAAGCCGATGGAAGGCACCGCGATGAACTACTCGTTCAACGCGCCCGAGGCCGAGGACCGGCACGTCACCCAGTACTTCGAGATCTTCGGCAACCGCGGCATCTACGACCACGGGTGGACGGCGGTGACGGCGCACCGTGCGCCGTGGCTGATGGCCACGCCGGTGCACGATCTGCCCGCTCTGGACAAGGACCGCTGGGAGTTGTACGACACCACCACAGACTGGTCGCAGGCGCGGGACCTGTCGGCGGAGTACCCCGACAAGCTCGCCGAGCTGCAGAGCAAGTTCCTCGTGGAGGCCGCCCGCCACCAGGTGTTGCCGCTCGACGACCGCACCGTGGGACGCTACCCGGACCCGGCCACCGGCCCGCCGCATCCGATGCGCGGCCGCACCGGGATCACCCTGTACCCGCACATGGACGGCCTGGTGGAGAAGGCGGCGCCGAACTTCTTCAACCGTTCGTTCACGCTCACCGCCGCCCTGGCGCCGAGCTTCGCGGGCGGGGCCGGTGCGGAGGGGCTGCTGGCGAGCATCGGCGGCCGATTCGCGGGGTTCGCCTTCTACGTGCTCGAGGGCCGTCCCGTGTTCTGCTACAACTTCGTCGGCCGCAACCTGACCTACGTCCGGGGCGGCGAGGCGCTGCCGGCGGGCGCGGAGACGGTCACCGCCGACTTCGTCTACGACGGGTCCGGTTTCGGCAAGGGCGGAGAGCTGACGCTGTCCGTGGACGGCGTGGCCGTCGCGTCGGGCCGCATCGAGAAGACCGTGCGCGCCATGTTCAGCATGAACGAGCAGTTCGACGTGGGCCGCAACCGCGGCAGCGCGGTGAGCCCGGAATACGCGGGTCGCGGCGCGTTCGCGTTCGGCCCGGCGCTGAAGCATGTGCACGTGGAGTTGCCGCAGGCACGCGACATCCCACCGAGCGAGAAGGCCCGGATTGCGATGGCCACCCACTGA
- a CDS encoding SDR family NAD(P)-dependent oxidoreductase, whose amino-acid sequence MGTLDGRAAIVTGGAMGIGRGIAHSFAQEGASVLVADIDEGRAQSTVDEIAAQWGTPAHALRTDVTSKDDVHAMVDTAVERFGRLDILVNNAWKPSGYARLENITDEQMRGGFEMAPMAAFWSMQRALPELARGGVGRVINICSLNGVNAHMYSVHYNAAKEALRTITRTAAREWAPRQVCCNVICPGAKSDAFARVAEANPQMAASMDSANPMGRIGDPVDDIGPVAVFLAGDGARYVTGNTIHADGGGHINGVQWAPDVD is encoded by the coding sequence ATGGGAACACTCGACGGGCGCGCGGCCATCGTCACCGGCGGGGCGATGGGCATCGGCCGGGGGATCGCGCACTCCTTCGCCCAGGAGGGCGCCTCCGTGCTGGTCGCGGACATCGACGAGGGCCGGGCGCAGTCCACCGTCGACGAGATCGCCGCTCAGTGGGGGACACCGGCGCACGCGCTGCGCACCGACGTCACCAGCAAAGATGATGTGCACGCAATGGTGGATACGGCTGTGGAGCGGTTCGGCCGCCTCGACATCCTGGTCAACAACGCCTGGAAGCCCAGCGGGTACGCGCGGCTCGAGAACATCACCGACGAGCAGATGCGCGGCGGGTTCGAGATGGCGCCGATGGCCGCGTTCTGGTCGATGCAGCGGGCGCTGCCGGAGCTCGCGCGCGGTGGCGTGGGGCGCGTGATCAACATCTGTTCACTGAACGGGGTCAACGCGCACATGTACTCGGTGCACTACAACGCGGCCAAGGAGGCGCTGCGCACGATCACCCGCACGGCGGCGCGCGAGTGGGCACCGAGGCAGGTGTGCTGCAACGTCATCTGTCCGGGGGCCAAGAGCGACGCGTTCGCGCGCGTGGCGGAGGCCAACCCGCAGATGGCGGCGAGCATGGATTCGGCGAACCCGATGGGGCGGATCGGCGACCCGGTCGACGATATCGGCCCCGTGGCGGTGTTCCTCGCCGGCGACGGCGCCCGCTATGTCACCGGCAACACGATCCACGCCGACGGCGGCGGGCACATCAACGGCGTCCAGTGGGCGCCCGACGTGGACTGA
- a CDS encoding ABC transporter substrate-binding protein: MGVAAAAMLASTALLAGCASSGGGSGSSGSGDGGAAEVTQAGIVGDQPEAGEPVSGGTLSFAGYSMPSSLDPTKTQPAGSTGGTEMANIYGLLVRFDATKQEYVPQLAESLTESDDHLTWTIGLRDGVTFSDGTPLDAQAVVDSMNRFTENRGANSQQFKAGVKSIEATDPQTVTVTLNAPWSEFPAVLTFGYGMILAPAAYADPNDFKPIGAGPYTVADFAPAESLELAPRADYWDGKPYLDTLKFVNIAGGQPRIQAMDSGGVQMTFLRSAEWVANAKDKYPGFYEPLNVADVLQINNREGHAGADPNIRKAIALAMDPEVINQRAFSGDAHPTTKIFAEWSKWHNDVPAFEQNTAQAKELVDAAKANGFDGNISYVTVNNPVSQAIATSTQAMLNAVGFNVDVQYTATITDMVKRLYVDHDFDLTYGSYSISDAVPFMRLDAALRSNSSNNILGYDSPEMDKLLDTAQHATTDEAEKAALKAIEQKIHDDVPYLSLGWGANFVAWNPDVYGATPSNDGIMLLGNTWIKK; this comes from the coding sequence ATGGGAGTGGCCGCAGCGGCGATGCTCGCGAGCACCGCGCTGCTGGCAGGCTGCGCCAGTAGCGGCGGCGGATCCGGTTCCAGCGGTTCCGGTGATGGCGGCGCGGCGGAGGTCACGCAGGCCGGCATCGTCGGCGACCAGCCGGAGGCCGGTGAGCCCGTCAGCGGCGGCACCCTGAGTTTCGCCGGCTATTCGATGCCGTCGAGCCTCGACCCCACCAAGACTCAGCCCGCCGGCTCGACCGGCGGCACCGAGATGGCCAACATCTACGGCCTTCTCGTGCGCTTCGACGCGACCAAGCAGGAGTACGTTCCCCAGCTCGCCGAGTCGCTCACCGAAAGCGACGACCACCTCACGTGGACCATCGGCCTGCGCGACGGCGTCACCTTCTCCGACGGCACGCCCCTGGACGCCCAGGCCGTCGTCGACAGCATGAACCGCTTCACCGAGAACCGCGGCGCCAACAGCCAGCAGTTCAAGGCCGGCGTCAAGAGCATCGAGGCCACCGACCCGCAGACCGTCACGGTCACCCTCAACGCGCCGTGGTCGGAGTTCCCCGCGGTGCTCACCTTCGGCTACGGCATGATCCTCGCCCCGGCCGCCTATGCGGACCCGAACGACTTCAAGCCCATCGGCGCCGGCCCCTACACCGTCGCCGACTTCGCACCCGCCGAGTCGCTCGAGCTCGCCCCGCGCGCGGACTACTGGGACGGCAAGCCCTACCTCGACACGCTCAAGTTCGTCAACATCGCCGGCGGCCAGCCCCGCATCCAGGCGATGGACTCCGGCGGCGTCCAGATGACCTTCCTGCGCTCCGCCGAGTGGGTCGCCAACGCCAAGGACAAGTACCCCGGGTTCTACGAGCCGCTGAACGTGGCCGACGTGCTGCAGATCAACAACCGTGAGGGTCACGCGGGTGCGGACCCGAACATCCGCAAGGCGATCGCCCTGGCCATGGACCCCGAGGTGATCAACCAGCGGGCCTTCAGCGGCGACGCCCACCCGACCACCAAGATCTTCGCCGAGTGGTCCAAGTGGCACAACGACGTCCCCGCGTTCGAGCAGAACACCGCGCAGGCCAAGGAGCTCGTCGACGCCGCCAAGGCGAACGGGTTCGACGGCAACATCAGCTACGTCACGGTCAACAACCCCGTCTCGCAGGCCATCGCCACCTCCACCCAGGCGATGCTCAACGCGGTGGGCTTCAACGTGGACGTGCAGTACACCGCCACGATCACCGACATGGTCAAGCGCCTCTACGTCGACCACGACTTCGACCTGACCTACGGCTCGTACAGCATCTCGGACGCGGTGCCGTTCATGCGCCTGGACGCTGCGCTGCGCAGCAACTCGTCGAACAACATCCTCGGCTACGACAGCCCCGAGATGGACAAGCTGCTCGACACCGCGCAGCACGCCACCACGGACGAAGCCGAGAAGGCCGCGCTGAAGGCCATCGAGCAGAAGATCCACGACGACGTGCCGTACCTGAGCCTGGGCTGGGGCGCGAACTTCGTCGCCTGGAACCCCGACGTCTACGGCGCCACGCCGAGCAACGACGGCATCATGCTGCTGGGCAACACCTGGATCAAGAAGTGA
- a CDS encoding ABC transporter substrate-binding protein, with protein sequence MAYSRRRRVGTVAVALFASAALLAGCSSSGDSGSGGDSTGSGGGSGDVTKAGIIGDQPEAGEPVSGGTLSFAGFSMPSSLDPTKTQPAGSTGGTEMANIYDTLVRYDADKQEYVPQLAESLTESDDHLTWTIALRDGVTFSDGTPLDAQAVVDSMNRFTKNRGANSQQVQAAVKTIEATDPQTVTVTLNAPWSEFPAVLTFGYGMILAPAAYADPNDFKPIGAGPYTVADFAPAEALELAPRADYWDGKPYLDSLKFVNIAGGQPRIQAMDSGGVQMTFLRSPEWVKAAQAKYPGFYEPLNVNDVLQINNREGHPGADPNIRKAIALAIDPAVINQRAFGGDGHPTTKIFAEWSKWHNDVPAYTQDTAQAKQLVDAAKADGFDGNLTYVSVNSPVSQAIATSSQAMLNAVGFNVDVQYTATITDMVKRLYVDHDFGITYSSYSISDAVPFMRLDSALRSNSSNNILGYDSPEMDKLLSTAQQATTDDAEKAALKAIEQKIHDDAPFVSLGWGANFVAWNPDVYGAMPSNDGIMLLGNTWIKK encoded by the coding sequence ATGGCATATTCAAGGCGGAGAAGGGTCGGCACCGTCGCAGTCGCGCTGTTCGCCAGCGCCGCACTGCTCGCCGGCTGCTCCAGTAGCGGCGACTCCGGATCCGGCGGCGACAGCACCGGTTCCGGCGGCGGGTCCGGTGACGTCACCAAGGCCGGCATCATCGGCGACCAGCCGGAGGCCGGTGAGCCCGTCAGCGGCGGCACCCTGAGTTTCGCCGGGTTCTCGATGCCGTCCAGCCTCGACCCCACCAAGACCCAGCCCGCCGGCTCGACCGGCGGCACCGAGATGGCCAACATCTACGACACTCTGGTGCGCTACGACGCCGACAAGCAGGAGTACGTTCCCCAGCTCGCCGAGTCGCTCACCGAAAGCGACGACCACCTCACGTGGACCATCGCCCTGCGCGACGGCGTCACCTTCTCCGACGGCACGCCCCTGGACGCCCAGGCCGTCGTCGACAGCATGAACCGCTTCACCAAGAACCGCGGCGCCAACAGCCAGCAGGTCCAGGCCGCGGTGAAGACCATCGAGGCCACCGACCCGCAGACCGTCACGGTCACCCTCAACGCGCCGTGGTCGGAGTTCCCTGCGGTGCTGACCTTCGGCTACGGCATGATCCTCGCGCCGGCCGCCTACGCGGACCCGAACGACTTCAAGCCCATCGGCGCCGGCCCGTACACCGTCGCCGACTTCGCGCCCGCCGAGGCGCTCGAGCTCGCCCCGCGCGCGGACTACTGGGACGGCAAGCCGTATCTGGACAGCCTCAAGTTCGTCAACATCGCCGGAGGCCAGCCCCGCATCCAGGCAATGGACTCCGGCGGCGTCCAGATGACCTTCCTGCGGTCACCGGAATGGGTGAAAGCCGCGCAGGCCAAGTACCCCGGCTTCTACGAGCCCCTCAACGTCAACGATGTGCTGCAGATCAACAACCGCGAGGGCCACCCCGGAGCGGACCCGAACATCCGCAAGGCGATCGCCCTGGCCATCGATCCCGCGGTCATCAACCAGCGGGCCTTCGGCGGCGACGGCCACCCGACGACCAAGATCTTCGCCGAGTGGTCCAAGTGGCACAACGACGTCCCCGCATACACGCAGGACACCGCGCAGGCCAAGCAGCTCGTCGACGCCGCCAAGGCGGACGGGTTCGACGGCAACCTCACCTACGTGAGCGTCAACAGCCCGGTCTCACAGGCCATCGCCACCTCCTCCCAGGCGATGCTCAACGCGGTGGGCTTCAACGTGGACGTGCAGTACACCGCCACGATCACCGACATGGTCAAGCGCCTCTACGTCGACCACGACTTCGGGATCACCTACTCGTCCTACAGCATCTCGGACGCGGTGCCGTTCATGCGTCTGGACTCCGCGCTACGCAGCAACTCGTCGAACAACATCCTCGGCTACGACAGCCCCGAGATGGACAAGCTGCTCAGCACCGCGCAGCAGGCCACCACCGACGACGCCGAGAAGGCGGCGCTGAAGGCGATCGAGCAGAAGATCCACGACGATGCGCCGTTCGTGAGTCTGGGCTGGGGCGCGAACTTCGTCGCCTGGAACCCGGACGTCTACGGCGCGATGCCGAGCAACGACGGCATCATGCTGCTGGGCAACACCTGGATCAAGAAGTGA
- a CDS encoding DEAD/DEAH box helicase → MTVTTAPDVDDRHAGGRTDSPSFAALGVPAPLVETLTTAGITSPFPIQTDTLPDTLDGRDVLGRGKTGSGKTLAFSIPMAARLALSGNRTRPGRPRGLILAPTRELATQITDTLQPLASAAGLRVTTIFGGVKQGRQVDALRSGVDIVVACPGRLEDLMRQGHVDLGSVEISVLDEADHMADLGFLPGVTRILSATDRSGQRLLFSATLDNGVDKLVKRFMHNPVHHSVDSAESPVVAMTHHVYEVAGVDAKKELVRYLASGTGRRILFLRTKHQAKKLAKQLTASGVPAVDLHGNLSQNARDRNLAAFTSGDVRVLVATDIAARGVHVDEVELVVHVDPPAEHKAYLHRSGRTARAGHSGDVVTVVLPEQRRDVAQLLRKARITAKPQPASASSAAVIALVGDLAPHREPAPAVPQNAPRSAPAGRTGGSLPGGRRRGGRSGAGRGGEHAPARQGQSRQGQQRQAPGRPRQSQGQSGQSQSQSRQTQGRRRATRASGRPQG, encoded by the coding sequence ATGACCGTCACCACAGCTCCCGACGTCGACGACCGACACGCCGGAGGCCGGACTGATTCACCGTCGTTCGCCGCCCTCGGCGTTCCGGCACCCCTGGTCGAGACCCTCACCACCGCCGGGATCACGAGCCCGTTCCCCATCCAGACGGACACGCTCCCCGACACCCTCGACGGCCGGGACGTGTTGGGGCGCGGCAAGACCGGCAGCGGCAAAACACTCGCATTCTCCATTCCCATGGCAGCTCGGCTGGCGCTCAGCGGCAACCGCACGCGCCCCGGGCGGCCCCGCGGACTCATCCTGGCGCCCACCCGCGAGCTGGCCACCCAGATCACCGACACGCTGCAGCCGCTGGCATCCGCCGCCGGCCTGCGCGTCACGACGATCTTCGGCGGGGTCAAGCAGGGACGCCAGGTCGATGCGCTGCGCTCCGGCGTCGACATCGTGGTCGCCTGCCCCGGACGCCTCGAGGACCTGATGCGGCAGGGCCACGTCGACCTGGGCTCCGTGGAGATCAGCGTCCTCGACGAGGCCGACCACATGGCCGACCTCGGATTCCTCCCCGGGGTGACGCGGATCCTCTCCGCCACCGACCGGTCCGGGCAGCGCCTGCTGTTCTCCGCGACCCTCGACAACGGCGTGGACAAGCTGGTCAAGCGGTTCATGCACAACCCCGTGCACCACTCGGTGGACTCCGCGGAATCGCCGGTCGTCGCGATGACCCACCACGTGTACGAGGTGGCCGGCGTCGACGCCAAGAAGGAGCTGGTGCGGTACCTCGCATCCGGCACCGGACGCCGGATCCTGTTCCTGCGCACCAAGCACCAGGCCAAGAAGCTGGCCAAGCAGCTCACCGCCTCCGGTGTTCCGGCAGTCGACCTGCACGGCAACCTCTCCCAGAACGCCCGCGACCGCAACCTCGCCGCGTTCACATCCGGCGACGTGCGTGTCCTGGTCGCCACCGACATCGCCGCGCGCGGAGTGCACGTGGACGAGGTCGAGCTGGTGGTCCATGTCGATCCGCCGGCGGAGCACAAGGCATACCTGCACCGCTCGGGCCGCACCGCACGCGCGGGCCACAGTGGGGACGTCGTGACCGTCGTCCTCCCCGAACAGCGCCGGGATGTCGCGCAACTGCTCCGCAAGGCCCGCATCACGGCGAAGCCGCAGCCGGCGAGCGCGTCGTCGGCCGCCGTCATCGCACTCGTCGGCGACCTTGCCCCGCACCGCGAACCGGCCCCGGCCGTGCCGCAGAACGCTCCGCGGTCGGCACCGGCGGGACGGACCGGCGGCAGCCTCCCCGGAGGCCGCAGGCGCGGCGGACGGTCCGGCGCCGGGCGCGGCGGCGAGCACGCCCCGGCCCGTCAGGGCCAGTCCCGGCAAGGACAGCAGCGCCAGGCCCCGGGCCGGCCGCGGCAGTCGCAGGGCCAGTCCGGTCAGTCGCAGAGTCAGTCCCGTCAGACGCAGGGCCGCCGCCGCGCCACCCGCGCATCCGGTCGCCCACAGGGCTGA
- a CDS encoding cold-shock protein, with protein MAEGTVKWFNAEKGFGFIAPDDGTADVFVHYSEIQTSGFRSLDENQRVSFEVGQGQKGPQATGVTPL; from the coding sequence ATGGCAGAAGGCACTGTGAAGTGGTTCAACGCTGAAAAGGGCTTTGGTTTCATCGCCCCCGACGACGGCACCGCCGACGTGTTCGTCCACTACTCGGAAATCCAGACCAGCGGTTTCCGCAGCCTGGACGAGAACCAGCGTGTGAGCTTCGAGGTGGGTCAGGGCCAGAAGGGCCCGCAGGCCACCGGCGTCACCCCGCTCTGA
- a CDS encoding arylsulfatase encodes MTDNIGRPGPSSATGNSGESGIPTPPGFTGTVTESLPTATPSWPRKPRPAADAPDVIVMLVDDMGYSDIGPFGSEIPTPHLDAVAAEGARMTDFHVTPTCSPTRASLLTGCNSHSVGMGAVANVDDGFPGYAAELPAHQPTIAETFRGAGYATMAIGKWHLCREQDMHAAGDRNSWPLQRGFDQYYGFLEAQANLHAPAQLFEGNSPVHVTEYPEGYYLTDDLTDRAVGMIAESHASDPGKPLMMYFAHAAVHTPMHIKTGAAERFRGQYDGGWEQTRAQRRQRQDELGIAPAEVGTAPLDDETGPDVPAWDSLPEDGKRLAARHMENYAAMIVSIDESVGRIRDIQRRLGRLENTIFVFLSDNGASGGGGGDVGIMNHLSNLNRSRVPSTDERIAEEIGLLDALGGPTTWPQYSTAWATVANTPFRRHKFSTYRGGHQVSFVMSWPAGLGELGGENSGRGAVRRQYAHVTDLLPTLAELAGVQVPNTRGGAAARPLDGTSMVPALRSADAPGAHGDQYYECLGERAYYAGDYEVVAQRTKLTPFAEDTWALYEVERDPIQLDDVAADRPDTVADLVSRWEGAAAANMVYPMSNGSPLHFLQRDPAEERLACETVLLPETPPLERFRASQLIDGRSFTVDVDLGDGGYRPGDEGVFVAHGGQEAGYVLYIEDGLLHLEQNAWGRTITAEPVPVPAGAQRIGLRVTAPGKHRWVASLAVDDAVVREGVEMLQLSWLVPFSGLSTGTMHRSPVSWELYRRRGMFPYSGPWQRITYRPGDHAPDAPAVMLDAIRRMGAATQ; translated from the coding sequence ATGACTGACAACATCGGCCGTCCGGGCCCTTCGAGTGCCACGGGGAATTCAGGAGAATCCGGCATCCCCACCCCGCCCGGTTTCACGGGCACGGTCACCGAAAGCCTCCCCACCGCCACCCCGTCCTGGCCGCGCAAGCCCCGCCCCGCGGCCGACGCCCCCGACGTCATCGTCATGCTCGTCGACGACATGGGCTATTCGGACATCGGCCCGTTCGGCTCGGAGATCCCCACGCCGCACCTCGACGCGGTGGCAGCGGAGGGAGCACGGATGACGGACTTCCATGTCACCCCCACGTGCTCGCCCACCCGCGCGTCGCTGCTCACCGGATGCAACTCGCATTCCGTCGGCATGGGCGCGGTGGCGAATGTCGACGACGGTTTCCCCGGCTACGCTGCCGAGCTTCCCGCCCACCAGCCGACCATCGCCGAGACGTTCCGCGGCGCCGGGTACGCGACGATGGCGATCGGCAAGTGGCACCTGTGCCGCGAACAGGACATGCACGCGGCAGGCGACCGGAACTCCTGGCCGCTGCAGCGCGGCTTCGACCAGTACTACGGGTTCCTCGAGGCCCAGGCCAACCTGCACGCCCCCGCGCAGCTGTTCGAGGGCAACAGCCCCGTCCACGTCACCGAGTACCCGGAGGGGTACTACCTGACGGACGACCTGACCGACCGTGCGGTGGGAATGATCGCCGAGTCGCACGCCTCCGACCCGGGCAAGCCGCTGATGATGTACTTCGCGCACGCCGCCGTGCACACGCCGATGCACATCAAGACCGGTGCCGCCGAACGCTTCCGCGGACAGTACGACGGCGGGTGGGAACAGACCCGGGCGCAGCGGCGGCAACGCCAGGACGAGCTCGGGATCGCCCCCGCTGAGGTGGGCACCGCGCCCCTCGACGACGAGACCGGCCCCGACGTGCCCGCCTGGGACTCGCTGCCCGAGGACGGCAAGCGGCTCGCGGCCCGGCACATGGAGAACTACGCCGCGATGATCGTCAGCATCGACGAGTCGGTGGGCCGCATCCGCGACATCCAGCGCAGGCTCGGCCGCCTGGAGAACACCATCTTCGTGTTCCTCTCCGACAACGGCGCTTCCGGCGGCGGGGGCGGCGACGTCGGGATCATGAACCACCTCTCCAATCTCAATCGCTCCCGCGTCCCCAGCACCGACGAGCGGATCGCCGAGGAGATCGGCCTGCTCGATGCCCTCGGCGGCCCGACCACCTGGCCGCAGTACTCCACCGCCTGGGCCACTGTGGCCAACACCCCCTTCCGTCGGCACAAGTTCAGCACCTACCGCGGGGGGCACCAGGTCTCGTTCGTCATGTCCTGGCCTGCGGGCCTCGGCGAGCTGGGCGGGGAGAACTCCGGACGCGGGGCGGTGCGGCGCCAGTACGCGCACGTGACCGACCTGTTGCCGACTCTCGCCGAACTCGCCGGTGTGCAGGTGCCCAACACCAGGGGCGGCGCCGCGGCACGCCCGCTCGACGGCACGTCGATGGTGCCGGCCCTGCGCAGCGCGGACGCGCCGGGCGCGCACGGCGACCAGTACTACGAGTGCCTCGGCGAACGCGCCTACTACGCGGGGGACTACGAGGTGGTGGCCCAGCGCACGAAGCTGACGCCGTTCGCCGAAGACACGTGGGCGCTCTACGAGGTGGAGCGCGACCCGATCCAGCTCGACGACGTCGCAGCGGACCGCCCCGACACCGTCGCCGATCTCGTGTCCCGCTGGGAGGGCGCCGCCGCCGCCAACATGGTCTACCCCATGTCCAACGGCAGCCCACTGCACTTCCTTCAGCGCGACCCGGCCGAGGAACGCCTGGCGTGCGAGACGGTGCTGCTCCCGGAGACCCCTCCGCTGGAACGGTTCCGGGCCTCGCAGCTGATCGACGGCCGCTCGTTCACGGTCGACGTCGACCTGGGCGACGGCGGCTACCGCCCGGGCGACGAGGGGGTGTTCGTCGCGCACGGCGGCCAGGAGGCCGGGTACGTCCTCTACATCGAGGACGGCCTGCTGCACCTGGAGCAGAACGCGTGGGGCCGGACCATCACCGCGGAACCCGTTCCGGTACCGGCCGGCGCGCAGCGCATCGGCCTGCGGGTGACCGCGCCGGGCAAGCACCGCTGGGTCGCGTCCCTCGCCGTCGACGACGCCGTCGTCCGAGAGGGGGTCGAGATGCTGCAGCTGTCGTGGCTGGTGCCGTTCAGCGGCCTCAGCACGGGGACGATGCACCGCTCCCCCGTCTCCTGGGAGCTCTACCGCCGCCGCGGCATGTTCCCGTACTCCGGGCCGTGGCAGCGGATCACCTACCGCCCGGGCGACCATGCGCCCGACGCGCCGGCGGTCATGCTCGACGCGATCCGGCGGATGGGCGCGGCGACGCAGTGA
- a CDS encoding putative transporter small subunit, with the protein MTTVMMTIYILMWPAIAAVVLVLLTIGVVKDIVQAKRDGVPFV; encoded by the coding sequence GTGACCACAGTGATGATGACGATCTACATTCTGATGTGGCCCGCGATCGCGGCGGTGGTCCTGGTACTGCTCACCATCGGCGTGGTCAAGGACATCGTGCAGGCCAAGCGGGACGGGGTGCCGTTCGTCTAG